Proteins co-encoded in one Populus trichocarpa isolate Nisqually-1 chromosome 10, P.trichocarpa_v4.1, whole genome shotgun sequence genomic window:
- the LOC7485816 gene encoding DELLA protein GAI1, whose amino-acid sequence MVPDSRLSTEEVMRVARARFIQISCQQHIDLSLLNHFFDGHVAQFGSSGMEIKDMELALLLLASADKIENQQFDNASKSLNLCGFLSSKRGNSVQRVVHYFAKALGERIERKIGVVTLTGMESKGQLLHLEETAVTLNPALIACSLRQPYSQVSQFAGIQAVVERLTSAKKVHFIDLAIRSGGHCIVLMQALANRHERPVELLKITAVGTTSEQKMEEAGVKLSCFAETLSLPFSFKAITIENIKDLKEDMFELSDGEVVAIFSRIMLRTIKPHPGCMESLLGVLRNLNPRVMVITEFEANHCLPIFIDRFLEALFFYSAFYDCLEFNMDPCDPYRMTLEACLGQEIRDIVAAEDDKRMFQHLKIDGWRANFAKLGMVEEELSTSSFYQAELVLQNFASGNLCTLDRNGKCLITGWRGTPILSVSAWRFHQQEQKRKGCTKKYKSC is encoded by the coding sequence ATGGTTCCTGACAGTAGATTATCAACTGAAGAAGTCATGAGGGTAGCAAGAGCAAGGTTCATCCAAATTTCTTGCCAGCAGCACATTGATCTCTCCTTGCTTAACCATTTCTTTGATGGCCATGTTGCTCAGTTTGGCTCCTCTGGCATGGAGATCAAAGACATGGAACTTGCACTACTTCTTCTAGCTTCTGCTGACAAGATTGAAAATCAGCAATTTGATAATGCGAGCAAATCCCTTAACTTGTGTGGTTTCTTGTCTTCCAAGAGAGGAAATTCAGTTCAACGAGTTGTTCATTATTTTGCAAAAGCTCTTGGTGAGAGGATTGAACGAAAAATTGGGGTTGTCACATTAACGGGAATGGAAAGCAAAGGTCAGCTATTGCATCTCGAAGAGACAGCAGTCACTCTGAATCCTGCTCTTATTGCATGTTCCTTACGACAACCCTACAGTCAAGTTAGTCAATTCGCTGGAATCCAGGCAGTTGTAGAGCGTTTGACCTCTGCAAAGAAAGTTCATTTTATAGACCTTGCCATTAGAAGTGGAGGGCACTGCATAGTTTTGATGCAAGCTCTTGCCAATCGACATGAAAGACCAGTGGAGCTTCTAAAAATAACTGCTGTTGGAACAACGTCAGAGCAGAAAATGGAAGAGGCAGGTGTAAAGTTGTCCTGTTTTGCTGAGACCTTGAGCTTACCATTTTCATTCAAAGCTATTACaattgaaaacatcaaagatttaaAAGAAGATATGTTCGAGTTAAGTGATGGAGAAGTCGTAGCTATCTTCTCCAGGATTATGCTGAGAACCATAAAACCACACCCTGGTTGCATGGAATCTCTTCTAGGAGTGCTAAGGAACCTAAATCCGCGTGTGATGGTGATCACCGAGTTCGAGGCAAATCACTGCTTACCAATATTCATAGATCGGTTTCTCGAAGCACTATTTTTCTACAGTGCTTTTTATGATTGTCTTGAATTTAACATGGATCCGTGTGATCCATATAGAATGACACTGGAAGCATGTCTGGGACAGGAAATCCGAGATATTGTTGCTGCTGAGGATGATAAAAGAATGTTCCAGCACTTGAAGATCGATGGCTGGAGGGCTAATTTCGCAAAGCTTGGAATGGTGGAAGAAGAACTTAGCACGTCATCTTTTTATCAAGCAGAGCTGGTGCTTCAGAATTTTGCTTCTGGAAATTTATGCACACTTGACAGGAATGGAAAATGCCTTATTACTGGATGGAGGGGAACTCCAATTCTTTCAGTTTCTGCTTGGAGGTTCCATCAACAGGAACAGAAAAGGAAGGGTTGTACCAAGAAATATAAATCATGTTAA
- the LOC7476938 gene encoding DELLA protein RGL1, which produces MGFHCPGLETKGKSYLKPQSLGEGKDNQASFSLEAFQVLKQYEKRVKHLNKEKLEEPSNIIERNSADVLALSTEEIIKVATETSLEYHLQRSDNLSSLSFGCAPFVLTSDGVKYVELIQFLIAAAEKVGQQQFDHVSEMLSMCDQMSSATGNPVQRIVYYFTGALRERIDRETGKITPRGLFTISSNVEEAMVSLSPAILECHQRMPFCQIAQLTGIQAIVESAADAKRLHVIDLKIDSGVQWIALMQALAARNDCPTELLKITAFGTTSMSKIQETGKRLAQFAETVNLPFSFNLVMVLNINDLKKESFDIEAGEFIAVYSSLFLKNLLAQPKCLESLMRVIRDLRPEIMVITEPEANHNSQAFKDRFVETLLYFSAIFDCLEACMDRSDPSRMGAEGLYLSYAIKNSIAKEGKERTFECVKIDYWRAYLAEFGMEETELSMTSLYQAIQVVKKFACGSYCTLDMNGKCLIIGWKGTPINSLSVWKFC; this is translated from the coding sequence ATGGGTTTTCATTGTCCAGGACTTGAAACCAAGGGAAAATCCTATCTGAAACCTCAAAGCCTAGGGGAAGGGAAGGACAATCAAGCTTCATTCTCTTTAGAAGCATTTCAAGTCCTGAAACAGTATGAAAAACGAGTGAAGCATCTAAACAAGGAAAAATTGGAAGAACCAAGCAATATCATAGAACGCAACAGCGCTGATGTCCTGGCATTATCAACAGAAGAAATCATAAAGGTCGCAACAGAAACTTCTCTCGAATACCATCTCCAAAGATCTGACAATCTCTCCAGCTTGTCTTTTGGTTGTGCACCTTTTGTTCTCACCAGTGACGGTGTGAAATACGTGGAACTCATTCAATTTCTTATAGCCGCAGCCGAGAAGGTTGGCCAACAGCAATTTGATCACGTGAGTGAAATGCTCAGTATGTGTGATCAAATGTCTTCTGCTACAGGGAATCCAGTTCAAAGGATCGTTTACTATTTCACTGGAGCACTTCGAGAGAGAATAGATCGAGAAACTGGAAAAATAACACCCAGAGGATTGTTTACTATTTCATCAAATGTGGAAGAGGCAATGGTGAGCTTGAGCCCTGCCATTCTTGAATGTCACCAAAGAATGCCCTTTTGTCAGATTGCACAATTAACCGGAATCCAAGCTATTGTGGAAAGCGCAGCCGATGCAAAAAGGCTTCATGTCATTGATCTGAAGATTGATTCTGGGGTGCAATGGATAGCATTGATGCAGGCTCTTGCGGCTCGGAATGATTGTCCCACTGAACTACTTAAGATAACTGCTTTTGGGACAACATCAATGAGTAAAATTCAGGAGACTGGTAAGAGGCTGGCACAGTTTGCCGAAACTGTGAACTTACCCTTTTCATTCAACCTAGTTATGGTTCTCAACATAAATGATCTGAAGAAAGAGTCCTTCGACATAGAAGCTGGAGAATTCATTGCCGTCTACTCCTCACTCTTTCTTAAGAACTTGTTAGCACAGCCTAAATGCTTGGAATCCTTAATGAGGGTAATAAGAGATCTTCGACCAGAAATAATGGTGATCACAGAACCGGAGGCAAACCACAATTCACAAGCTTTTAAAGATCGTTTTGTTGAAACTCTCCTTTATTTTAGTGCAATTTTTGATTGCCTGGAAGCATGCATGGACCGGTCTGATCCAAGTAGAATGGGAGCAGAAGGTCTTTACTTAAGTTATGcgataaaaaatagtattgcaAAGGAAGGGAAGGAGAGGACATTTGAATGTGTAAAGATTGATTACTGGAGGGCTTATTTAGCAGAATTTGGAATGGAAGAGACAGAGCTGAGCATGACGTCCTTGTATCAAGCAATTCAAGTAGTCAAGAAGTTCGCTTGTGGGAGTTACTGCACACTTGATATGAATGGCAAGTGCCTAATTATTGGATGGAAGGGAACGCCAATTAATTCCCTTTCTGTTTGGAAGTTCTGTTAG
- the LOC7467716 gene encoding DELLA protein RGL2, producing the protein MANESFFLEESNFGEVQDAFNSTHKSFDSKEGEKTQEIRFFGADEELGQSWSNDPQSSFMSPPLETCLEEISKLRGIESGIGDLLEHNKEKQLPFSLASLQLLQKYGNGLKRLNDIERRIEPNIDPSTPKVKKQELSTEEIMKIAGARFIQSSNTDVHFNHPFDLSFSSLSASEAKNMELAELLFSSAEKLSNQQFNSASRLLDLCDFLSSNTGNPVQRLVYYFSRALRERINQETRRSTSKEQSFNIYEAIMTPSLSNMAFYKQNPFNQVSHFAGIQAIVENTIESKRIHIIDLEIRSGLQWTIFMQALVSQEAWPLELLKITAIGTTSKQLIEDTGKRLLSFAQTMNLPCSFNVVMVSDILDLREDHFQLDDEETVAVFSEFYLASLIASPNRLDSLMKVIRNINPRVMVIIEVEANHNSPVFVDRFVETLFYLSAFFDCLDTCMERDDPNRVISESIYFGEGIRKILVAEGEERNIRNVKIDVWRACFARFEMVEAEMSMSSTCQANIMAKKLACGKACTLNMDGKSLIIGWKGTPIHCLSVWKFA; encoded by the coding sequence ATGGCAAATGAAAGTTTCTTTCTTGAGGAATCCAATTTTGGTGAAGTCCAAGATGCGTTTAATTCAACGCATAAAAGCTTTGATAGTAAGGAAGGagagaaaacacaagaaattcGTTTCTTTGGAGCTGATGAAGAATTGGGACAGTCATGGAGCAATGATCCCCAAAGTTCATTCATGTCTCCACCGCTTGAAACATGTTTGGAGGAAATCTCAAAGTTAAGAGGAATTGAAAGTGGAATTGGAGATCTTCTTGAACACAATAAGGAAAAGCAACTCCCATTTTCATTAGCTTCACTTCAGCTGTTACAAAAGTATGGAAATGGCCTCAAACGTTTGAACGATATAGAAAGACGAATTGAGCCGAATATTGATCCATCAACCCCGAAGGTCAAAAAGCAAGAATTGTCAACTGAAGAAATCATGAAGATAGCTGGAGCACGGTTTATCCAGTCTTCCAATACCGATGTTCACTTCAACCATCCATTTGATCTTTCTTTCTCTAGCCTTTCTGCTAGCGAGGCCAAAAATATGGAACTTGCCgaacttctcttttcttctgctGAGAAATTAAGCAATCAACAATTCAACAGTGCAAGCAGACTGCTGGACCTATGTGATTTCTTGTCTTCCAACACTGGGAATCCAGTTCAACGACTAGTTTACTATTTTTCTAGAGCTCTTCGAGAGAGAATTAATCAAGAAACAAGAAGATCCACGTCAAAGGAGCAGTCATTCAATATATACGAGGCAATTATGACTCCAAGTCTCAGCAACATGgcattttacaaacaaaatccaTTCAACCAGGTTTCACACTTCGCTGGAATTCAAGCCATTGTGGAAAATACGATCGAGTCAAAGAGGATTCACATAATTGATCTTGAAATCAGGAGTGGACTGCAATGGACAATTTTCATGCAAGCTTTGGTGTCTCAAGAAGCATGGCCCCTTGAACTTCTCAAGATAACTGCCATTGGGACTACCTCAAAGCAGTTGATCGAGGATACAGGCAAGAGGTTGTTAAGTTTTGCTCAGACCATGAACCTGCCCTGTTCGTTTAATGTGGTTATGGTATCAGACATACTGGATCTCAGAGAAGATCACTTTCAGCTGGATGATGAAGAAACAGTGGCTGTATTTTCTGAATTTTACCTAGCAAGCCTAATTGCATCTCCAAACCGGTTGGATTCCTTAATGAAAGTGATCAGAAACATCAATCCACGTGTAATGGTTATCATTGAAGTTGAGGCAAATCACAACTCCCCAGTTTTTGTAGACCGTTTTGTTGAAACACTTTTCTACCTCAGTGCATTTTTTGATTGCCTCGACACTTGTATGGAACGGGATGATCCAAACAGGGTGATTTCGGAATCAATTTACTTTGGTGAGGGAATAAGGAAAATCTTGGTCGCAGAGGGAGAGGAGAGGAATATTCGGAATGTGAAGATCGATGTATGGAGGGCATGCTTTGCGCGTTTTGAGATGGTAGAGGCAGAAATGAGCATGTCATCTACATGCCAAGCAAACATCATGGCCAAGAAATTAGCTTGTGGGAAGGCTTGTACACTTAATATGGATGGAAAAAGCCTAATTATTGGGTGGAAGGGTACACCAATCCATTGTCTTTCTGTTTGGAAGTTTGCTTGA
- the LOC7485814 gene encoding LOW QUALITY PROTEIN: glucan endo-1,3-beta-glucosidase, basic vacuolar isoform-like (The sequence of the model RefSeq protein was modified relative to this genomic sequence to represent the inferred CDS: inserted 2 bases in 1 codon) has protein sequence MASFSSRSRTSSLTAAMLLLLGVLFMANLDMTGAQVGICYGMMGNDLPPATEVIALYKQHNIKRMRLYDPNQAALNALRDSGIEVMLGVPNSDLQRLSNPSDANSWVKNNVLNFWPSVRFRYIAVGNEISPVNGGTSWMAPFVLPALVNVFNAVRAAGLQDQIKVSIAVDMTLIGTSYPPSAGAFRGDVISYLAPIVGHLSYAKTPLFANIYTYFSYSDNPRDISLPYALFTSPSVLVWDSGRGYQNLFDAMLDSLYSALERLGGGNTLDVVVSESGWPSAGGFGTTSDNAGTYLSNLIRHVEGGTPKRPGRAIETYIFAMFDENQKQPELEKHFGAFSPNKQPKYNLNFGXRNCDIAAEQNATVSLKSDM, from the exons GAGCTCAAGTAGGAATTTGCTATGGAATGATGGGCAACGACCTTCCTCCTGCCACAGAGGTTATAGCTCTCTACAAACAACACAATATCAAGCGGATGAGACTCTACGATCCAAATCAGGCAGCTCTGAATGCTCTCAGAGATTCAGGCATTGAAGTTATGCTAGGTGTCCCAAATTCAGATCTTCAAAGACTTTCCAACCCCTCCGATGCAAATTCATGGGTAAAAAATAATGTACTCAACTTCTGGCCAAGTGTCAGGTTCAGGTACATAGCTGTTGGCAATGAAATTAGTCCTGTCAATGGCGGCACATCCTGGATGGCCCCATTTGTTTTGCCTGCCTTGGTAAATGTATTTAATGCTGTAAGAGCAGCAGGCCTTCAGGACCAAATCAAGGTCTCAATTGCAGTTGACATGACCCTGATAGGAACTTCCTATCCTCCCTCAGCAGGTGCTTTCAGGGGTGATGTTATATCATACTTAGCCCCAATTGTTGGACACCTATCATACGCAAAGACGCCTTTATTTGCTAATATTTACACTTATTTTAGCTATTCTGATAACCCGCGAGACATTTCCCTTCCCTACGCTTTGTTTACCTCACCATCAGTACTTGTATGGGACAGTGGTCGCGGTTATCAGAATCTTTTTGATGCAATGTTGGATTCCTTGTACTCTGCCCTCGAGAGACTCGGAGGAGGTAACACTTTGGATGTTGTCGTGTCCGAGAGTGGATGGCCATCGGCAGGAGGATTCGGAACAACATCTGATAACGCAGGTACTTATCTCTCGAATTTGATTAGGCATGTGGAAGGAGGTACGCCGAAGAGGCCTGGCAGAGCTATAGAGACTTACATATTCGCCATGTTCGATGAAAATCAGAAGCAACCAGAGTTGGAGAAACACTTTGGTGCATTCTCCCCGAATAAACAACCTaaatataatctcaatttcGG AAGAAACTGTGACATTGCTGCGGAACAAAACGCGACAGTTTCCCTTAAGAGTGACATGTAA